A window of the Megalopta genalis isolate 19385.01 chromosome 2, iyMegGena1_principal, whole genome shotgun sequence genome harbors these coding sequences:
- the RfC3 gene encoding replication factor C subunit RfC3, whose translation MTHKTGTIMNLPWVEKYRPKKLDDLISHEEIIKTINKFIDDDQLPHLLFYGPPGTGKTSTILACARKLYTAGQFNSMVLEMNASDDRGIGIVRGQILSFASTGTMYRSGFKLIILDEADAMTNDAQNALRRIIEKYTDNVRFCIICNYLSKIIPALQSRCTKFRFGPLSESQILPRLDDIIKEENLEVSEDGKKALITLSGGDMRKVLNVLQSTWLAFGSVTEETVYTCVGHPLPIDIKNIVNWLLNESYELCYGKIQDIKLKKGLALQDILTELHLFVNKIEFPDEILIDLVIKLAEIEKRVAIGCSEAVQLNALVSAFQKARDIEVS comes from the exons ATGACACATAAAACAGGAACTATCATGAATTTACCCTG GGTTGAGAAGTATCGTCCGAAAAAGTTGGACGATCTCATATCTCACGAAGAAATCATTAAAACTA TTAATAAATTCATCGACGATGACCAACTTCCTCATCTTCTGTTTTACGGCCCACCCGGTACAGGCAAGACCAGTACGATACTTGCTTGTGCTCGAAAATTATACACAGCAGGACAATTCAATTCGATG GTATTAGAGATGAATGCTTCGGATGACAGAGGTATAGGAATAGTTAGAGGCCAAATTCTTAGTTTCGCTAGTACGGGCACGATGTATAGGTCTGGTTTTAAATTGATTATCCTGGACGAGGCGGATGCTATGACTAACGATGCGCAAAATGCCCTTAGGAGAA TCATTGAGAAGTACACAGACAATGTAAGGTTTTGCATCATATGCAACTATCTCAGCAAAATTATCCCGGCTCTTCAGTCACGGTGCACGAAATTCAGATTTGGCCCACTGTCGGAAAGTCAAATTTTACCTAGGCTAGACGACATTATCAAGGAAGAGAA CTTGGAAGTCAGCGAAGATGGTAAAAAGGCACTGATCACTTTAAGCGGAGGCGACATGAGAAAAGTGTTGAACGTTCTCCAGAGCACGTGGCTCGCTTTTGGTTCAGTCACGGAAGAGACTGTTTATACTTGCGTCGGCCATCCTCTTCCTATCGACATAAAGAACATCGTGAACTGGTTGTTAAACGAGTCATACGAACTCTGTTATGGCA AAATACAAGACATAAAGCTGAAGAAGGGACTCGCGTTGCAAGACATATTAACAGAACTCCATCTGTTTGTGAACAAAA TTGAATTTCCGGACGAGATACTTATCGATCTGGTGATTAAACTGGCAGAAATAGAAAAGAGGGTTGCCATTGGTTGCAGCGAGGCGGTGCAACTTAACGCCCTCGTTTCAGCGTTTCAAAAAGCCCGCGATATCGAGGTCTCGTGA
- the heix gene encoding ubiA prenyltransferase domain-containing heix translates to MMSNGVRVSTNEIERRSMSNNTKCSSKSSSTLNSPLMKLSSYFLAVRPWSLSASLMPTLLGSVLAYRLIGLTNFSWISFVLTLYTVFCVHGAGNVVNTFFDYIKGVDSRKSDDRILVDQILSKDELVSLGALLYAIGCLGFVLLTIISPAKMEHLALVYFGGLSFSFLYTGGIGFKYIALGDVLILVIFGPISVLFAFMAQTGYFELGTIYYAIPLALNTEAILHSNNTRDLESDKKAGIVTLAILIGHTVSHVLYAFLLFTPYVTFVVLALRYSVWFLLPVVTLPTAFKIEKQFRSPHMIQSVPKQTAKLNMFLGILYVIACLLVDPLPYV, encoded by the coding sequence ATGATGTCCAATGGTGTTCGGGTTTCTACAAACGAAATTGAACGAAGATCGATGTCAAATAACACAAAGTGTTCATCAAAATCGTCATCAACATTGAATTCGCCATTGATGAAGTTATCTTCCTACTTTCTAGCTGTACGACCATGGTCATTAAGCGCTTCGTTAATGCCAACACTTTTGGGATCTGTACTTGCATACCGATTAATAGGATTGACAAACTTTAGTTGGATATCATTTGTTCTTACTTTATATACAGTGTTTTGCGTGCATGGAGCTGGTAACGTAGTAAATacttttttcgattacataaaAGGAGTGGACAGTAGAAAAAGTGATGATAGAATATTAGTGGATCAAATTTTATCAAAAGATGAATTAGTTTCATTGGGTGCACTATTATATGCAATAGGATGTTTGGGTTTTGTTTTGTTAACCATTATATCTCCTGCAAAAATGGAGCATTTAGCTTTGGTGTACTTCGGTGGTTTATCCTTTTCATTTCTTTACACAGGAGGCATAGGGTTTAAATACATAGCGTTGGGTGATGTTCTTATTTTGGTCATATTTGGCCCTATATCAGTTCTTTTCGCGTTTATGGCTCAGACTGGTTATTTTGAATTAGGGACAATATATTATGCTATACCTCTTGCATTAAATACAGAGGCTATTCTACATAGTAATAACACTCGAGATTTGGAGAGTGATAAAAAGGCAGGAATAGTAACTTTAGCCATATTAATAGGTCACACTGTATCTCACGTTTTGTACGCTTTTTTATTATTCACACCGTACGTAACATTTGTCGTGCTTGCGCTAAGATATTCGGTTTGGTTTCTTCTACCAGTCGTTACTCTGCCGACTGCCTTTAAAATAGAAAAGCAATTTCGAAGTCCACATATGATTCAAAGCGTGCCTAAACAGACAGCTAAACTAAATATGTTTCTGGGCATTTTGTACGTTATCGCGTGCTTACTCGTTGATCCTCTTCCTTACGTGTAA
- the LOC117229808 gene encoding uncharacterized protein LOC117229808: MYRYCKLDDPVVVCPYNKSHLIVKSRLQKHIVKCEKNYPEDYKVMCPYDATHRLSQEELKEHIMTCPTRNVQEFEMCSETKNHGYVNFPMPSEVTSTVDDTENWDSDPDTCNVVLEDDSVSNNEFNLRRYVNEKEDLRPPRGFSVADEDSANEDTESIISTLGIGRGKLIQRKIQMKLLERGRGISLTRD; the protein is encoded by the exons ATGTACAGGTACTGTAAATTAGATGATCCAGTCGTAGTATGCCCTTATAATAAGTCTCATTTAATTGTCAAATCTCGTCTTCAAAAACACATTGTTAAATGCGAAAAG AACTATCCTGAAGATTATAAAGTTATGTGTCCTTATGATGCAACTCATCGTTTGTCTCAAGAGGAATTAAAAGAACACATTATGACTTGTCCCACACGTAATGTACAGGAGTTTGAAATGTGTTCAG aaacaaaaaatcatggGTACGTCAATTTTCCAATGCCTTCGGAGGTTACTAGTACAGTTGATGACACAGAAAATTGGGATtcagatccagatacttgtaaCGTTGTTTTAGAAGATGACAGTGTTTCAAATAATGAGTTTAACTTACGGAG ATATGTCAATGAAAAAGAAGATTTGAGACCACCTCGTGGCTTTTCTGTAGCCGATGAGGATTCAGCTAATGAAGATACTGAATCAATAATTAGTACATTGGGAATTGGAAGAGGCAAACTTATACAAAGAAAGATACAAATGAAACTACTTGAGAGGGGTAGAGGAATTTCTCTGACAAGAGATTGA